The DNA segment TTGATCGCCTGCAGAAAATCCTGATTGTATTTTTTGTAAAGATTCTTTTCTTCCGAGAACGCCTTTTTTCGCTTTATCATTAAATAATGAAAAGATCTTCATCCCGAAAATCATTAAGCTGATAAATATGTTATAAAAAAAACCCATTGAATTTAAATATCATTTAAAAATACCCACAAAAATAAACAGAACAACCAAGCTTCCGATGATTGAAAACAACAATGTAGAAAATGCTACCCGCGGTTTTGCAGTATCGCTGAATGAATACCTCAGCATATAATCCTGGCTGTTTAAAAATATCAATGATATCAAAACAAACAGCCATCGCATGAAAATTCCCATGATGAGAAACTGGGCATTTTCATTTTCTTCAGTAATCGGTACAGGATAATTGGCTGACTCCGGGCTTCTGATAAGAAACATAAATAAAAAATAGATAATCGTGAGCACAGCAGGCATCAGGTAAAAATATTTTTTATTTCCAAAACGATCTGCCTTTCCGTCAAGATCAAAATGAATAGGTATAGTCTCTGATAATACTCTATAATTTTTAATGCTGAACCACCATAGAAAAGCAAGCAGTCCAAAGTTTAACATATCAAAAATCAGGAGAATATTTTCCATTTTAATTCTTTAAAATTACAGTATGCTTTTGATCACTCTCAATTTATGGGTGTGTTTATTCATTTCTTTATTAAAAATCCCGGTAGAATCTAATGTATCGATTCTTACTTTTCCGGAAGCATGAATAATTTTCTGATTATCCAGCATGATTCCCACATGAATAATTTTTCCTTCAGGATTTTCAAAAAAAGCAAGATCTCCCGGCTGACTTTCTTCCACAAAGGTTAAAGACTCTCCCACATCCACCTGTTGCGAGGTATCTCTTGGTAATTTTATATTGTGAACTTTATACACGAGCTGCGTAAATCCCGAACAGTCTACTGCAAAAAAACTTTTGCCACCCCACAAATATGGGACATTAAGAAATTCTTTTGCCGTTAATGCTATACTTTCCCGCATATTATGACTTCTTCTGGATGCCACTACCGGAAATTCTACTTCAGAACCCATAGAAAGCAGCGTTTTTCCGTCATTCATCATAACGGAAGCGAAATCTTCGGTTACAATTGTTACTTTGCGGGCAGCCAGCTCTTCATCGGTTACAGGTTTCAGCTGTTTAGTATCCATCCATCCTTCATAGTTATCATAATGCATTTTTATCCGGGTCCAGTTTTTATTCACTTCAAGGATATCAGCACTTTCGCCAAACAGGATTTCCGTCACAATTTCAGCTTTGTCTGAATTTTCCGCACGTACAGGTGCCACCGTCACAATACAAATTCCTTTATTCATATTTTAATATTAAAGGTTTAGATTGAGGATAATAGTTGAGAAATCCAAAGAAATCTTAACCTTATACTCTGCCTTATTCTATTTTCTGCGTAAAAAGTTTACACCATCGCGCAAAGGTAAAATAAGATTTTCAAAATCATCATCTTTTGCGATCAGATCATTGAGTTCTTTAATAGCCTGTGTAGACCTCTGCTTCGGGTTTTCTTCCAGCACTTTCCCGTACCAGAGTACATTGTCGAACATTATTACTGATCCCGATTTTGTGCGCGGTTTTATCAGTCTGAAATATTCAGCATAATTTTCTTTGTCTGCATCGATAAAAACAAGATCGAAGAATTGGTCAGTCTCTTTTAAAAATTCTTTTGCATCCTGAAGCCTGAAGTCAATTTGGGAGGAATATTCGCTTTCTGCAAAATACTTTTTAGGCAAATAGGCCAGGTCTTCATTCACATCCAGTGTAGTAATCCGGCCGTTTTCTGAAAGTCCGGCTGTAAGACAGAGTGTTGCGTATCCTGTAAAAGTTCCTATTTCAAGGATATTTTCCGGCTGCATCATTTGGGAAATGATTGTCAGCAGTCTTCCCTGCTGATATCCTGAGATCATGTGGGGCTGAGTTGTTTTCTGGTAAGTTTCTCTCCTCAGCTTTTTCAGGATTTCAGGTTCAGACGAAGCATGGGTTTCCAGATACCTGTCCATTTCCGGATTCTTTTCTTCAAAAAAGCTCATTCTACAAATTTTGTTGATTCAAATTTACTTAAATATAAGCAAAAGCACAAAAAAAGCCCGAATATTCGGTATCGCGGGTAAATGCACATAAAAATTACCGTGAAAATACGGATACCCTATTTTTTATAATCGCCATACCTTTGGTTCAGGGTAAAAACACTAACCAAAATGGATGCGGGAATCAAACAAATTAACCAAGAGAAAAAGAGCAATCAACTGCAAAAAAGCAGGACTGATTCTCTGAAGAAAACTAAGCCGGAAATATCCACTTCATTTTTACAGCGAATTATTTCATTATTGAAAAAAGAAGAATTAATTTGATTAAAAAAATAAATCCCGAATTGCTTCGGGATTTATTTTTTATTGATTGAATGTCTGTTCTTGTTATTTCTTCGGCGCTATGTCCATTAGTTTCATGAATTCATCAAGCTTCGGCATGATGATAATTTCCGTTCTTCTGTTTTCAGCTCTTCCGGAAACGCTCATGTTGGTTGCCTTAGGATTGTATTCTGATCTACCACCCGCAGTGATTCTTGCAGGATCTACTCCAAACTGAGTCTGTAATACTTTAGCTACAGCAGTACCTCTCAAAGCAGAAAGATCCCAGTTGTCTCTCGGTAAATTCGGAGAGTTTAACGGAGCATTATCCGTGTTTCCTTCGATTAATACAGAATATTTGTCATAATCATTGATTACTTTGGCTACTTTTCCTAACACTTCCTGTGCTGCAGGCAATACATTGTAATCTCCTGTTTTATAAAGCATTTTATCAGAAAGAGAGATCATTACTACTCCTTTTAATACTTTTACCTGAACATCACTGTCAGCTACATTATCCAAAGATCTTTTCAGTTTGTTTGATAATGCTAAATTTAAGCTGTCATTTTTAGCATTGCTTGAGATCAGCTGTTTGATGTAAGAATTTGAAGAATTGATTTCTCCTACCAGCTTGTCGATATTGGCAGAGCTTTTTCCTGTATTGGAAAGACACGCATCCAATGATGATTTCAAAGCATCATGCTGACTTTTCAACAGGTTGTTTTCGCTTGTCAAAGCAGAGTTCTGAGACTTCAGATCCTGAATTTCTCTCTGTCTTTCTCCCACGTTTTCAATACATTGTTTGTAATTTGAGCTCAGTGCATCATACTGTTTTTTGCTGATACAAGATGTCATTCCCAACACCATTGCAGATACTGCTAAGATTTTAAAAATTTTCATAAATAATCATTTTTAGACGATCAAAGGTAACAAAATTCATTTTAATAATATGGATTATCTTTGCACAAAGAAATTCTCAGCATACATCTTGAAAACGCCAGACCTTAAAAATCAATTGCAAAATCTTGTCCCGAATCCCGAAACAAGCACCTATCTTCTGGCGGTAAGCGGTGGTGCAGATTCTATGGTTTTAGCACACATTTTTAATGATTTGGGATTCCAGTTTCAGGTAGCACATATCAATTATAAACTCCGCGGCGAAGACTCTGATCTTGATCAAAAAGTAGTGCAGGATTTTTGTAAAAAAAAGAATATTAAATTTAATGTATACGAGGTTTCCCAGAAGGATAATAAACCGGTCAACTCCATTCAGCTATGGGCACGGGAACTCAGGTATGATTTTTTTAAAGAAATCCGTGAAAAAGAAAACCTTGATTTTCTAGTGACTGCCCACCATCTTAATGACCAGCTTGAAACGTTCATTATTAATCTTTCTAAAGCAGCAGGAATAAACGGATTGGCAGGAATCCCAGCCAATGATAATAATATTTTACGGCCGCTTTTACCTTTTAGCAAAGAAGAAATTTATGCTTTCGCAAAAGAACATCATATTGAATACCGTGAAGATCTTTCCAATCAGAAAAATGATTACCTGAGAAACAAGATACGCCATGAGATTGTGCCGAAGTTACGGGAAACCAATTCACATTTCCTGGAAAATTTTAAAAAAAGTTCGGTATACCTCAACCAGACAAAAGATTTTGTCCAGCAACAGATTCAGGAAATCGAAAACCGCATAAGCATTTTTAACAAGTACCACAAAGTCTTATCAAAAGAACAGCTTGCCAGAGAAAGTACTTTTGTAAAATTTGAGATTTTAAAAAAATACGGTTTTAATCAGGAAGGAGAAATTGCAAAAATTTTTACGGCGGAAAACGGAAGTGTGTTTTTTTCAAAAGATTATCAGTTGCTCGTTAATTATGGAGAATTGGTTTTACAAAAGCTTGATGAAAAGTTTCATTTAAACAGTACTGAAGAAGAAATTGTTTTACTTGAAAAATTTGACTTTTCCGAAAACCAAAAAGCAATTAATCTCGAAAATATAATGGAAAGCATTGAAGAAATCGATATTGAGTTCAACTGGCACTTCGATGCCGAAAAAATCCGGTTTCCACTGCAATTGAGAAGGCAAAAAACCGGAGACGAATTTTATCCTTCGGGATTTTCAGGGAAAAAGAAAGTTTCTAAGTTTTTTAGGGACGAAAAAATATCTAATTTAGCGAGGCAAAAAATCTGGATTCTGACGGACAGTGAAAATACTGTACTCGGGGTCATCCCCTACAGACAGGACCGGAGATATGCAGGGAGTGAGAAGTCCGGATACATTCTCAGAATTTTTAATACGAAGTAAAATGAAATTTAAAAGCTGGTTTTTATTAGTTATGCTGTTTTTGGTAACAGGAATTAATGCACAAATCAAAAATCCTGTAAAATTTAAATTTACAATCAACGAATTAGGAGACAACCAATATGAAGCCGTGCTGAACGCCACAATGGAAAGCGGCTGGCATATTTATTCCAAAGACATTCCGGAAGATACGGGAATCCCGACTGAATATAAAGTTTCGGGAAAAAACATTGAACTGATCGGCAAATTTACCGAAGTCGGAAAAAAACATGAAGAATTTTCAGAAGCTTTCGGGGGGAACATTGTCTACTATTCCAATTCTGCGGGCTTTAAACAAAAGTTCAGGCTTAAAGACGGTACAAAACCGGGAGATGTTGTTGCTGAAATCACGTATCAGACCTGTGACGACAGAGTTTGTCTCGCACCGAACACTCTGGAATTCAACAAACAGGTAACACCAAAAGGCTCTGTAGAAGAAACCGAACCTGCAACTGCCGAACCTTCAAAAGATTCTGCGAAAACAGAAACTGCAATAGTAAATCCGGCGAAAGGTCCTGTTGCCAATACAGAAACATCAAAACTGGATCCTAAACAGTTAAAAATAGAATCAATCAATTTTGAGAAACCGCTTACTGATTGTGGAGTCGCATCTGAAAAAGTAGCCGAAAATTACTGGACATACCTTCTTCTCGGATTTATCGGTGGACTTATTGCATTGCTTACTCCATGTGTCTTCCCGATGATTCCGCTTACGGTTTCATTCTTTACCAAAGGAAGCCTGAATAAAGCCAAAGGAAAAAGAGATGCTTTCATTTATGGATTTTTCATTTTCCTGATTTTTGTCCTGCTCAGTGTTCCTTTTCATATTATCGACGGAATTGCGGGAAATATTTTCAATGAAATATCTACCAGCGTATGGCTGAATATCGCATTTTTTATCATATTCATTTTCTTTGCAGGAAGTTTCTTCGGATATTATGACATCACTTTACCAAGTGCTATTGCCAACAAATCCTCAAAAGCGGAAGAAGCAGGCGGAATTGTAGGAATTTTCTTTATGGCGTTAACTTTAGTGATCGTTTCTTTCTCTTGTACCGGTCCTATTTTAGGAAGCTTATTAGGAAGTGCAGTAACCGGTTCTGCAAACGTACCTATGCTGTTGACATTTGCTCTGGCAGGCTTCGGACTGGCCTGGGCAATTATTTTCGGATTGCTGGCCTTATTTCCGCAGGCATTGCAAAGTCTGCCTAAATCCGGAGGGTGGATGAATACCGTAAAAGTTGTTTTAGGTTTCGTAGAATTGGCTTTAGCATTGAAATTTTTATCAAAAGCTGATTTGGTTTCCAAGACCTTCCTATTAAAAAGAGAACTTTTCATTGTGATCTGGATTCTTGTGGCACTTGGATTAGCTCTCTATTTATTTGGGCTGATAAGATTTCCTCATGATGATAAAAAACCGAAAATCTCCATTACCCGAAAAATCCTTGGGGTTCTTGGACTGGGATTTGTGATTTATCTGGTTCAGGGATTAATTACTTCAGAACGCCCTAAGCTTCAATTATTAAGTGGAATTTTACCCCCGTTAAATGTAAGTTACTTCCATGATGAAAAAGACGGAATTTTAGGAATGCATCCTGAACACGATTTCTTCAACGCCGTAGAATTAGCGAAGAAAGAAGGCAAACCGATTTTAATTGACTTCACAGGCTATGGCTGTGAGAACTGCCGGAAAATGGAAGAATTCGTGTGGAGTGAAAGTTATATTCTACCGATCCTTCAGAACGATGTTGTACTGGCTTCTCTGTATGTAGATGATAAAGAAGAATTGCCTGAAGATCAGAAAACAAAAATTGATCTGGGTGACGGACAGGTAAAAAAAGTAAAGACAATCGGTGACCGATGGAGCCTGTTTCAACAGGTGAATTTTAATAATAATTCGCAGCCGCACTATGTTTTACTCACTCCGGACGGAAAAGTTATCAATACTCCTGTTTCCGGATATATGCCTAAAGAGGATTTTAAAAAGTTCCTGGAATGCGGAGTTAATTATTATAAAAACAATAAATAATCACTACGATTACATAAGTAAAGCCTTTCCTTCATCCGGAAAGGCTTTTTTATTGTATTGATTTTTAGAGAAATAAAAAACATCCTATTTATAGAATATAAAATTATTATTAAACCTATTTTTTAGGTACATAATTTGTATTAAAATTTAAAAATAATTATAAAATCGACACGCTTATTTGAAAACCGTTTAACATTTAAAAACTATTAACTATGGCTGAAGTAATCGCACAAGAAAAGCAGGGAGGCAGCAAACAGAGAAAAAAAATGATCCGCGTGGATATGACTCCAATGGTAGATTTAGGATTTCTCTTAATTACCTTCTTTATGTTTACCACTAATTTTACAAAACCTAATGTGATGGATCTGGGACTGCCT comes from the Chryseobacterium nepalense genome and includes:
- a CDS encoding O-methyltransferase, with amino-acid sequence MSFFEEKNPEMDRYLETHASSEPEILKKLRRETYQKTTQPHMISGYQQGRLLTIISQMMQPENILEIGTFTGYATLCLTAGLSENGRITTLDVNEDLAYLPKKYFAESEYSSQIDFRLQDAKEFLKETDQFFDLVFIDADKENYAEYFRLIKPRTKSGSVIMFDNVLWYGKVLEENPKQRSTQAIKELNDLIAKDDDFENLILPLRDGVNFLRRK
- a CDS encoding DUF1648 domain-containing protein, producing MENILLIFDMLNFGLLAFLWWFSIKNYRVLSETIPIHFDLDGKADRFGNKKYFYLMPAVLTIIYFLFMFLIRSPESANYPVPITEENENAQFLIMGIFMRWLFVLISLIFLNSQDYMLRYSFSDTAKPRVAFSTLLFSIIGSLVVLFIFVGIFK
- the tilS gene encoding tRNA lysidine(34) synthetase TilS codes for the protein MLKTPDLKNQLQNLVPNPETSTYLLAVSGGADSMVLAHIFNDLGFQFQVAHINYKLRGEDSDLDQKVVQDFCKKKNIKFNVYEVSQKDNKPVNSIQLWARELRYDFFKEIREKENLDFLVTAHHLNDQLETFIINLSKAAGINGLAGIPANDNNILRPLLPFSKEEIYAFAKEHHIEYREDLSNQKNDYLRNKIRHEIVPKLRETNSHFLENFKKSSVYLNQTKDFVQQQIQEIENRISIFNKYHKVLSKEQLARESTFVKFEILKKYGFNQEGEIAKIFTAENGSVFFSKDYQLLVNYGELVLQKLDEKFHLNSTEEEIVLLEKFDFSENQKAINLENIMESIEEIDIEFNWHFDAEKIRFPLQLRRQKTGDEFYPSGFSGKKKVSKFFRDEKISNLARQKIWILTDSENTVLGVIPYRQDRRYAGSEKSGYILRIFNTK
- a CDS encoding C40 family peptidase — protein: MNKGICIVTVAPVRAENSDKAEIVTEILFGESADILEVNKNWTRIKMHYDNYEGWMDTKQLKPVTDEELAARKVTIVTEDFASVMMNDGKTLLSMGSEVEFPVVASRRSHNMRESIALTAKEFLNVPYLWGGKSFFAVDCSGFTQLVYKVHNIKLPRDTSQQVDVGESLTFVEESQPGDLAFFENPEGKIIHVGIMLDNQKIIHASGKVRIDTLDSTGIFNKEMNKHTHKLRVIKSIL
- a CDS encoding OmpA family protein; translation: MKIFKILAVSAMVLGMTSCISKKQYDALSSNYKQCIENVGERQREIQDLKSQNSALTSENNLLKSQHDALKSSLDACLSNTGKSSANIDKLVGEINSSNSYIKQLISSNAKNDSLNLALSNKLKRSLDNVADSDVQVKVLKGVVMISLSDKMLYKTGDYNVLPAAQEVLGKVAKVINDYDKYSVLIEGNTDNAPLNSPNLPRDNWDLSALRGTAVAKVLQTQFGVDPARITAGGRSEYNPKATNMSVSGRAENRRTEIIIMPKLDEFMKLMDIAPKK
- a CDS encoding protein-disulfide reductase DsbD family protein — its product is MKFKSWFLLVMLFLVTGINAQIKNPVKFKFTINELGDNQYEAVLNATMESGWHIYSKDIPEDTGIPTEYKVSGKNIELIGKFTEVGKKHEEFSEAFGGNIVYYSNSAGFKQKFRLKDGTKPGDVVAEITYQTCDDRVCLAPNTLEFNKQVTPKGSVEETEPATAEPSKDSAKTETAIVNPAKGPVANTETSKLDPKQLKIESINFEKPLTDCGVASEKVAENYWTYLLLGFIGGLIALLTPCVFPMIPLTVSFFTKGSLNKAKGKRDAFIYGFFIFLIFVLLSVPFHIIDGIAGNIFNEISTSVWLNIAFFIIFIFFAGSFFGYYDITLPSAIANKSSKAEEAGGIVGIFFMALTLVIVSFSCTGPILGSLLGSAVTGSANVPMLLTFALAGFGLAWAIIFGLLALFPQALQSLPKSGGWMNTVKVVLGFVELALALKFLSKADLVSKTFLLKRELFIVIWILVALGLALYLFGLIRFPHDDKKPKISITRKILGVLGLGFVIYLVQGLITSERPKLQLLSGILPPLNVSYFHDEKDGILGMHPEHDFFNAVELAKKEGKPILIDFTGYGCENCRKMEEFVWSESYILPILQNDVVLASLYVDDKEELPEDQKTKIDLGDGQVKKVKTIGDRWSLFQQVNFNNNSQPHYVLLTPDGKVINTPVSGYMPKEDFKKFLECGVNYYKNNK